In the Besnoitia besnoiti strain Bb-Ger1 chromosome IX, whole genome shotgun sequence genome, TGTGCAGAAGGAACTGCAACGGAACGTGCTCAACAACGAGATGCGACGGCCTCGACGCAGGAGAGCAGTCCTCGCTGCTTCAAGCTCAGGAACGGGAAAACAAAAGAGGCAAAATGCCTCGACAAACTTTTTTCGTCTGCAGAAGGCGGTCAGGAAGGGGCGAAAAGCCGAGGACTGCCCACCGCCCCAGCGGGTGCTTTCGccggcgaggctgcagctgcttggACAAGAAAATCAGTCTCGAGCTAAAAGAGAGATctcaaagaaaaaaaaaatggGGCTGGAGACTTCCCCTATGCAGCTGACTCGCAACGCTCCCTCACTTCTCGCAGACGATTGCAGGTGGGCAGAAAAAATGCCCATGTGCGCCGCTGTTTCTAACTTCCATGCAGCGAAAAAAGCAAGCTGACCCGAGACGGGAGAACTCGTCACGGCGAGCGGTCGCGGGAAACCACAACGAGTCAGGCGTCTGAAAAAAATATGTGAGACgccagagacagaagaaaacaCAACAGTGAAAAAGAATGTATCACGATAGAaccgagagagcgagaaaacgaggGAGCGTACAGTCGCCGCTTgtttctcgccctcgctgcccgGAAACGGGAATCGTACATTGGCGAAGCCTTCGAGAAATGGTAATAACGAGAGGGACACGAAAAAACATCAGAGGGAAACAAACAAAGTAAATAGCTGCAGATGCGCAGCAGAGCAACACATGTATCTCGTACCTAAGCATACGAGTGGACAGAGCGATATACCAGCCCCGAGAAAATACAACGTCGCAGGGAGAGTCAGCAACAAAAGCAAGATAAGTTTCGCCGAAACAGCCAGAAGATCGCCAAGAGATCTCCGCCGCGGAAACCTCGAACGGCGCTCATTTCGATCCAGGGCCCAGAAAGAGGGAAACGAAAAGCCGCAGGGTCCGGTCTTGTCCAATAATGAGATGATTATCATCTCCCTTACACTTCCCAAGACGATGGGCGTGCTCTCAACACGCGACAGAGGGCGGGTGTAGGCACGAGCAAGAATCGATGCTTTCAGACATTCCTGAGTACGAGAAAGGGGAGAACCTGTTTTTCATTAAAGCCGAGCATCGgggcttctcctcctccatGTTTTATGTGTTGGTCGCCGCTAAAATATCCGTTTGCGGGTCTGCAAAGTTCCTCACAGGCTCGTCCTTTCCAGCTCCCTTCTCTGACGGCCTGTGGTAGGCGGGAGTGAGTTGGAGGTGCTGTGTAGATCTCAGAAAATAGTCTATCGCTGTCTGCCACGCAATTTTGGTGCTGCATTGTAGTGTCAGGGACAAATGAACCCCTCGCTGTGTGCCTCTCGTGCGGTCAACTGCAACAAACGGCGAGTGAGGCTGCTGTCCGGAAGGGCAAGCGAGCTCAAGCGCGTCACCTATCCGCTCACTCTGAGAAGGGGCGTCCATTTGATGTGGGAGTTTTTGACGCGCTTATCAAGAGAATCGCTTAGCGCAGTCTTTTCTGTTTATGAAGTCCTGCTTCCTCAGTTTTCAAGCGTCCGCAGAAGATGCGGTCATGGCACGCTCGACACTCACCGGGGAATGGAAAGAGTCTTCAAACGATTAGCTAAACAACGAGCGGCAGAATACCTAGCGGTTCGCCAGTGGAGTGAAACTCAGGCAGCCCACTCTGCTTCGCACATTGATGTGTAGGATGAGGCCAGCGGCTCGCACAACTGGAAAATATTTGTCTCGTCGCATCCTGTTCAACGTGTGTTAGATCAGCGACGATCAGGGGCGTCGAAGATTAAGTAAAAGCGGAGAGCTCGCGCTACCTGTTCTGGCGATTGGAGAATAAAGTATCGTGCAACTCTTCAGCGGTACAGCAGTTGTGAACGTGTTCAGCACATGCATGCCTCCACTGTGCCATGTGCCTCGTCGTAACTGAGGGGCGGCAGACGAGCCCACTCGAAGCACAGCTATAATGGCTCGCCTGTGTGGAGGCTTACAAAATATTTAGTCGATAAGGTCCCATACTGACGTGCGTGACGTCTATTTCGAAATTTTGACGCGGCACGAACTGAGCGACAGAGTGAGTATGCCACCACGGATCAGTATGCTTTCCACAAAGGGTTCCCGCCTGCACAAAGCATGACAGTCTCACTGTGAATGCCAGGAGCTGTCACCCCCATGAAGCGCCTGCACAGCCACTCAGTCAagtggctgcagcaggcagcATGTTCAGCCCATGTCATCGTCCCGCATCCACATGAGAAGTGGTCACTCTGGTCCTGCCGAGGCAGCCACGAGCTTCCCATGTGGTTCTTCACGGCCGACTGAAATGGCAAAACCGAATTGCATGTTCATTGACGTGTTCGCTAGTGTATCACGTTCCCTAGTGTATACGGTTAATACCGACCTTATGAGAACGACAGCCCTCCTCGAATGCTGATGCCCCCAAAGATATCATTATCAGAGACCTCGGAGTCCTTTTGAAAGACGAAAAAGTAAGCGATGACGGGGAGGCTCATCAACAGATTGTCACAGTCTCCTCCAGTAGCCTCCAAAATAGTGCAGAGTGCCGCGAGCACAAGGCGATGCCATAGGCACGTGACGGTGTATGCAGACAGAAATGTCACGACGAagactgcggcgctgccagcGACCTGCAAACAACACAGATTTTCATGCAGTGGACAAGCTGAATCTTGAACGCATTGCTGTGGCATCACAGCCCCCCTTCAGTGTTTGCTGTCAGAGCTGGGAAtctgcccgcgccgctccgcagTCGAGGGTTCTGCGCGTAGTGCCCCTGCCTCTCCCACGCACGCTTGGAAAACTAAACACGGCGCAGTAGGCGTGCGCGTGCAGGAAAGCACTCATGTGAAACGATCCATCTGACATACTGTTTTCTCTCCGATCCACTTGCGGGACTCCACAAGCCTTCCCACTACGGCGCCACTCGGGTCCGCGTAGAACATCGGCGCCAGGGTTGCTAGAGGAAGATCGAAGAGCGTCCAGAGGCCTACGAGGACGTTGAACAGGATCACGCCCCGGTCGTTTTGCTTTGCAAATCTGGAATCAGAAAGCATAGAGACGGACAAAAGACGCGGAAGCCCCCGCTGCGTGTGTCATCATGCCGCCGTCAACCCTCCATCGTAACCAGGCCGTACTTCAGTCGCTTTCCCGCTGGATCACGTCCCCTCTCTGTGTACCGTTCAGCGCCACACATCCCAGTGCGCGGAAATCAAGAAGCCAGAGACCCGACGTCAGCAGGCAACGAATAGAAAAACGATGCTCGAAGCACGAGGCTATGGAGGCTGCGAAAACGCGAAGCAAATGGACGTGTATCAAACTCGTTACGTGAAAACCGACCTGAAAGGTTTGAATAAAGACGAGAGGATGGACAGGGTGGCAACTAGGAGAATGAAAAGCTTGACATAAAGATGGCCTGTAAaggaagaggacgagaaCGGAAGCGCACGAAGGACAGCTGACTGAACAGCAAGCGGTTACTCCGCGATGGTCATCTCCACAGTCTGGCTTTACGTCCGACGGCCCCAATACTTCACGGAGGTAACGTTCAACGTGGACACATGATAGAAAAAAGGCGCGATGCCGAAGGCACAAGCTGAGTTTATTCTATAAAAATATCAGCGTTCACACAGCCGACCCCGGGTGTCAAGTACAGCAGATACTCCGGGGATAAAGGTCAACTACGCTGATGGTGCAGAGAATTAGAAAGAGCACAACTGCATTCCCCCGCACGAAGCTTGCCTTCTTGTTTGAGCAGGAGGAGAAGGGTGCCCATTGAGACGTGAGTCAATTTTCTGGCGGCGAAATCGCTAAGCTTGTGCTTGGGAGTGAACTGGAAAACCGCCAAGGCTACGACGACAGCGATCATGCACGAAACATTATTCACCACGTCTCTCTGATACTCCTCCGCTGCGATGGGCCCCGCCTTGAAAACACCCCCTTTTATGGGAGCAGCTTCCAAGTGCCCAAAAAACTCGGCACCTGCCACCGAAGGAGGACTCCCACCCCACATGGTCCTTCACAAGTTCTTGACTTCGCCGAGCAGGGCAAACGCTATCCCTGTAGCGTTCCCGAGAGCATCAGCAGCTTCAGTAACGCAGTGGTGTAGACCAAGCGGAGAAGCGGGGCAATGTTTTCTGGAAAACACAACGGACATACCAAAGGCATCGAATGCATCTATCGAGAAGGACAAAGTCGGAAGCGAGGCACATCCTCAACGCAAAACAGCACACATGGAGCAGTCAATGAATCTGCGTCAGCCTGGGTGAAGTCCACAGGTACACCACATGCATGGCGggccgcgcgaagagcgtTTCTGCGACTCCCCAATGTGCAGCGGTTTGCTCATCAATTCTTAGTGAAGTAGAAGAGATAGTCCGACTGGAACGCAGCAAGAATcaagcggagacagcagctGAGGGCCCCAGATACTCGGTGGAGGCGTAATCAGACTCGCCCGTGAATCCACTGGTGTTCCCGTAGCCAGGCACTCGGTGGCATCACTTTTCTGTCCCACAGGAGGGTAGGTGCAGACGGCTACTTTCGTTCGGGGGAAATGGAGCCGTTTCGAAGCCGCTGCGATTACCCTCTCATCACTCGGGCTGCCGGGGCCCCGTATTCCTGGCCTCTCGCACGATGGCAATGTCGCCACGCAAGGGCGTGAGGGAACAGCGACggtgcgcagcagctggtcAAAGCGTGTCGGAACTGAAGAATCTGATGTACACGTATGACGTGAGTAATAACTAGTGACGGGACTCACTCAATCAATAAAGAACCTGGAGGGCAAAAGGGGGCAACAGTGCCTGGGCCCAACAGacgtgtcgccgccgctgtcttGAAAAAGCCACCAAGCATCAAACTCTGAAGTTTCTTCCTTAGTGTGTCTTCTGTTGACACCGGTAAGTCATGTAGATGGAGGGGTGCAGTAGACGGCAGTCGGCGCACCTGCATGTCCATAATTGTTGGTTTTGTCAGCGTGGAATGTCTGAGAAATGCCTGACGCTAGCTGGACAATGCCGCAGCATCGGAATGCATGCAGTTAAACAGATGGGTTTTTCGCGGCTGGGAAGCTGTCTCGACGTCGGGGTGCCCACAAACAGGCTGCGTGGCATAAGAGGGTGTCTTACTTTTCTGGATTGACTGTCTTTGAATAGACGTGCGTCCCATCAGAGAGCATTCTATAGTTTGTGACGAATCGTACAGTTTGGCGTCCCCCCCCCGGCGACGGTTCAGGAACGCTCCCCGCGTACGCGGCCAGGTTGTAGGGCATGTGCTCGCGGTCACGCGAATAGGACCGCGATCCATGCGAAGACCGCGGCACACATTATGGGAGTCGTTCATGATGTGACCCCCTTCGGAGCATCCTATTCCACGTGACAACACGGGTTCGTAAGCGCTGACCGAGGGGGGGGCGCCAATACATGTAGTACTTCACGCCACCTGTGGCTGCCTTCCGTCACTTGTCTTACCCCATGTTCGTCGAGTAACGTGGTCCCGAGGTAAGGCAATGATCATCAGATCGCAGTTCTTCCGGTCCATTTCGATAGCAGAGACCAATTCAGTGGCGCGGAAATCGGTGAATCCTTGGTGTGTGTAGAAGTGCCCGCACTGGATGCCAAATGCTACGAGAGTGATCCGATGCCTGTGTGATAAGAGTTGGTACCACATGGTCCGGTAGTGCTGGTCAAAAGCGTGGACAACGCGTAAGCTGTTCGACATACAGGACCTCCGACCGTGGGATACACGCATTTCCAGACGTCAGCATTCTTCGTTGCTCTTCAGAGGGCCAAGTCTGCGTTGtgtgccgcgcctcgcgtcccccccactccccccccccccccccccccccccccttcaaAAACAGTTACGTCCAATGATAGTCACCCGCGCAGTACTTAATTTGCTTGAGATGAAGGTGTCTCGCTGCGTTTGCCCAGGTTCTTCTGTTTTGCTAGCGGTGCTcacggcgcagagcgaccgGAACCTGTACAACGCAACTCACTGGCAGGCGGCCCCTGGAGCGCCCGCCAGGTGATGCTGGCTTTATGTGAGTAGCTTGGCATAGACATTCCAGCCAGAACCCGTGTTATCAAGGGCTCGCGCAGTGGTGGATTTTTACTGTATAGCTATAGGAGAAGGTACGCTGGAGGATAGCCGATTTCGACGCCGCCGGACAAGGCATCAGGTTTTGAtttcctgcggcgcgcctttcCTCGGTCGAAGGAATCTGTCCCGTCGTCTCTCTTACCCACCTTATCTCTGCTACTGGCAGAGACACGGTGCGGACGTGCGGATCATGCGGGTCACCCGTGTGCATCAGCACTGGATCTGACAAAGGAATTACAATATATACAGGAAATGAAGCGAGCTTTCCATAACCACTCAGTTAATCGTGTCGGTGGGACGTACGACGACGTGAGAATGATCTACTTTGAATGGCGCAGCAGGGTTGGATGCGAGTTCTCCGCTCGATAATGTATTACTGTCCAGCTTATGTGGCGACTCAGAGCAATGCGCGCTGGTCTGTAGTACGGCAGCTGTCATGCGAAGCCATAAAGCATGGCACTTTTGATGTGTGCCACGCGCTGATTCCATGTATTGCACGGTCACGCAAAAAATGCTGTTGCCGCAtcagaaaaaaaacgcgaggTTAGTCTCGAGACCGGAACGTCAAGTGCCAAAAATGTCACGACTATTCAATAAATTCCCGAAGATTGCTGCAGCGCAATGCGGGATATTTGTGCGAGCCATCAACCGTGAAGGAGTAGTGGAGGAGGATTTGATATCTTGGAACTACTATTGGTTAATTGAGAACAACAACTAGGCGAAACTTCATTCGACGTCTAGCATGGGCTATAcagagccgcagcgtctcgaCCCGCCCGGACACCGAGCATAC is a window encoding:
- a CDS encoding phosphatidate cytidylyltransferase (encoded by transcript BESB_012580), which gives rise to MWGGSPPSVAGAEFFGHLEAAPIKGGVFKAGPIAAEEYQRDVVNNVSCMIAVVVALAVFQFTPKHKLSDFAARKLTHVSMGTLLLLLKQEGKLRHLYVKLFILLVATLSILSSLFKPFRFAKQNDRGVILFNVLVGLWTLFDLPLATLAPMFYADPSGAVVGRLVESRKWIGEKTVAGSAAVFVVTFLSAYTVTCLWHRLVLAALCTILEATGGDCDNLLMSLPVIAYFFVFQKDSEVSDNDIFGGISIRGGLSFS